In Rissa tridactyla isolate bRisTri1 chromosome 8, bRisTri1.patW.cur.20221130, whole genome shotgun sequence, one genomic interval encodes:
- the GLUL gene encoding glutamine synthetase isoform X1: MGLLRSVQCLLTYRASSYRLPALGGFVSLPQHSGGDRSATAACTRNPFVRSAAMATSASSHLSKAIKHMYMKLPQGEKVQAMYIWIDGTGEHLRCKTRTLDHEPKSLEDLPEWNFDGSSTFQAEGSNSDMYLRPAAMFRDPFRKDPNKLVLCEVFKYNRQSAESNLRHTCRRIMDMVSNQHPWFGMEQEYTLLGTDGHPFGWPSNGFPGPQGPYYCGVGADKAYGRDIVEAHYRACLYAGVKIGGTNAEVMPAQWEFQVGPCEGIEMGDHLWIARFILHRVCEDFGVIVSFDPKPIPGNWNGAGCHTNFSTKNMREDGGLKHIEEAIEKLSKRHQYHIRAYDPKGGLDNARRLTGFHETSNIHEFSAGVANRGASIRIPRNVGHEKKGYFEDRRPSANCDPYAVTEALVRTCLLNETGDEPFEYKN; encoded by the exons ATGGGCCTGCTGCGGAGCGTGCAATGTTTGCTCACTTATCGGGCGAGCAGCTACCGCCTCCCTGCCTTGGGGGGTTTCGTCAGCCTCCCGCAGCACTCCGGGGGAGACCGGTCGGCCACCGCTGCTTGCACAAG GAACCCCTTCGTCCGGTCTGCAGCCATGGCCACCTCGGCGAGCTCCCACCTGAGCAAAGCCATCAAGCACATGTACATGAAACTGCCGCAGGGGGAGAAGGTCCAAGCCATGTACATCTGGATCGACGGGACAGGGGAGCACCTCCGCTGCAAGACTCGCACGCTGGACCACGAGCCCAAAAGCCTTGAAG aTCTCCCCGAATGGAATTTTGACGGCTCCAGCACCTTCCAGGCTGAGGGCTCCAACAGTGACATGTACCTGCGACCTGCTGCCATGTTTCGGGACCCTTTTCGCAAGGATCCCAATAAACTAGTTCTCTGTGAGGTCTTCAAATACAACCGCCAGTCTGCAG AGTCAAATCTCCGACACACCTGCAGACGGATTATGGATATGGTGTCCAACCAGCACCCCTGGTTTGGAATGGAGCAAGAGTACACTCTTCTGGGGACAGATGGACATCCATTTGGCTGGCCTTCGAACGGCTTCCCCGGACCCCAAG GTCCATACTACTGCGGTGTAGGGGCAGACAAAGCCTATGGCAGAGACATTGTGGAGGCCCACTACCGAGCGTGCCTTTACGCTGGCGTGAAAATTGGAGGAACCAATGCCGAAGTGATGCCAGCCCAG TGGGAGTTCCAGGTGGGACCATGCGAAGGGATTGAGATGGGGGATCACCTCTGGATCGCACGCTTCATCCTGCATCGGGTGTGCGAAGACTTCGGTGTCATTGTGTCCTTCGATCCCAAGCCCATCCCTGGGAACTGGAACGGTGCTGGCTGTCACACCAACTTCAGCACCAAGAACATGAGGGAAGACGGAGGTCTCAa GCACATTGAAGAGGCCATTGAGAAGCTGAGCAAGCGTCACCAGTACCACATCCGTGCCTACGACCCCAAAGGGGGTCTGGACAATGCCAGGCGCCTGACGGGTTTCCATGAGACATCCAACATCCACGAGTTCTCCGCTGGCGTGGCCAACCGCGGCgccagcatccgcatccccaggaACGTGGGCCACGAGAAGAAGGGCTACTTTGAGGACCGCCGGCCCTCCGCCAACTGTGATCCTTACGCTGTGACAGAGGCCCTTGTCCGCACGTGTCTCCTCAACGAAACCGGAGACGAGCCTTTTGAGTACAAGAACTAA
- the GLUL gene encoding glutamine synthetase isoform X2, with translation MATSASSHLSKAIKHMYMKLPQGEKVQAMYIWIDGTGEHLRCKTRTLDHEPKSLEDLPEWNFDGSSTFQAEGSNSDMYLRPAAMFRDPFRKDPNKLVLCEVFKYNRQSAESNLRHTCRRIMDMVSNQHPWFGMEQEYTLLGTDGHPFGWPSNGFPGPQGPYYCGVGADKAYGRDIVEAHYRACLYAGVKIGGTNAEVMPAQWEFQVGPCEGIEMGDHLWIARFILHRVCEDFGVIVSFDPKPIPGNWNGAGCHTNFSTKNMREDGGLKHIEEAIEKLSKRHQYHIRAYDPKGGLDNARRLTGFHETSNIHEFSAGVANRGASIRIPRNVGHEKKGYFEDRRPSANCDPYAVTEALVRTCLLNETGDEPFEYKN, from the exons ATGGCCACCTCGGCGAGCTCCCACCTGAGCAAAGCCATCAAGCACATGTACATGAAACTGCCGCAGGGGGAGAAGGTCCAAGCCATGTACATCTGGATCGACGGGACAGGGGAGCACCTCCGCTGCAAGACTCGCACGCTGGACCACGAGCCCAAAAGCCTTGAAG aTCTCCCCGAATGGAATTTTGACGGCTCCAGCACCTTCCAGGCTGAGGGCTCCAACAGTGACATGTACCTGCGACCTGCTGCCATGTTTCGGGACCCTTTTCGCAAGGATCCCAATAAACTAGTTCTCTGTGAGGTCTTCAAATACAACCGCCAGTCTGCAG AGTCAAATCTCCGACACACCTGCAGACGGATTATGGATATGGTGTCCAACCAGCACCCCTGGTTTGGAATGGAGCAAGAGTACACTCTTCTGGGGACAGATGGACATCCATTTGGCTGGCCTTCGAACGGCTTCCCCGGACCCCAAG GTCCATACTACTGCGGTGTAGGGGCAGACAAAGCCTATGGCAGAGACATTGTGGAGGCCCACTACCGAGCGTGCCTTTACGCTGGCGTGAAAATTGGAGGAACCAATGCCGAAGTGATGCCAGCCCAG TGGGAGTTCCAGGTGGGACCATGCGAAGGGATTGAGATGGGGGATCACCTCTGGATCGCACGCTTCATCCTGCATCGGGTGTGCGAAGACTTCGGTGTCATTGTGTCCTTCGATCCCAAGCCCATCCCTGGGAACTGGAACGGTGCTGGCTGTCACACCAACTTCAGCACCAAGAACATGAGGGAAGACGGAGGTCTCAa GCACATTGAAGAGGCCATTGAGAAGCTGAGCAAGCGTCACCAGTACCACATCCGTGCCTACGACCCCAAAGGGGGTCTGGACAATGCCAGGCGCCTGACGGGTTTCCATGAGACATCCAACATCCACGAGTTCTCCGCTGGCGTGGCCAACCGCGGCgccagcatccgcatccccaggaACGTGGGCCACGAGAAGAAGGGCTACTTTGAGGACCGCCGGCCCTCCGCCAACTGTGATCCTTACGCTGTGACAGAGGCCCTTGTCCGCACGTGTCTCCTCAACGAAACCGGAGACGAGCCTTTTGAGTACAAGAACTAA